The Helicoverpa armigera isolate CAAS_96S chromosome 25, ASM3070526v1, whole genome shotgun sequence genome has a window encoding:
- the LOC110381723 gene encoding tRNA (cytosine(34)-C(5))-methyltransferase: MVFSNFLQIRLVSLGSYLKRMGRKNRQYNKFAQRKRERKEQEKNPQEKPAADNRKHYDDIVRENAAFEEYYKGQKVCPEDEWDTFMKTLKENLPTAFRITGSKCEAAALMKLVKSQYFSEILNMKLHAEGDDGEGEEIKPINLPWYPGGYAWQLRLSRTDIRRNEALYKLHNFLVAETAAGGVSRQETVSMIPPVVLDVQPHHKVLDMCAAPGSKTAQLIEFLHADEDKMPTGFVMANDVDNNRCYMLVHQAKRLNSPCILITNHDSAVMPSLVVTDDKNPGATKPLKFDRILCDVPCSGDATLRKNPDIWLKWSTGNGNNLHGIQYRVLKRGCELLEVGGRLVYSTCSFNPVENEAVVHRVLQETAGSVALVNVADMLPGLKFHKGMTYWRPASKDMVFYEKYEDVPEKWQTVVRPQMFPPKPEDLDKYNLDRCVRILPHHQDTGGFFVAVFEKLAPLPWEKDITPAETSEVKEEEKKEPPKKKRRMGGYREDPFVFFSGEKEDVFPSIKEFYNLNSDFDATCLLTRCFVGKKKNIYLVSPIVKDVVAKNESSIKIINTGVKTFVRCDNKNMVCPFRLSQEGLQSIAQFIGSARRLRITREDLILVLQNDNPSKPPDVKLFSESTQELVKGFATGSCVLEYKEEGDSSLQLTLVGWRGVHSLRAYTATADTVHYLRLLGADYSRYDINKFKKASDVPEADGDPEADSGDVTEVVDAESTSAAAASSDTNGEDAQTTSATAASSDNGDVQMTEQSAS, encoded by the exons GGTCAAAAAGTGTGCCCAGAAGATGAATGGGACACATTCATGAAGACCCTCAAAGAGAACTTACCAACAGCATTCCGTATCACCGGTTCCAAGTGTGAGGCAGCTGCGCTCATGAAGCTAGTGAAGAGCCAGTACTTCTCCGAGATCCTCAACATGAAGCTACACGCTGAGGGGGATGATGGAGAGGGGGAGGAGATTAAACCTATTAATTTGCCTTG GTACCCCGGAGGTTACGCCTGGCAGCTCCGTCTATCCCGCACAGACATCAGACGTAACGAGGCTCTGTACAAACTACACAACTTCCTAGTAGCTGAGACGGCTGCGGGTGGAGTGTCTAGACAAGAGACTGTGTCTATGATACCGCCTGTCGTTCTTGATGTTCAACCTCATCATAAG GTATTGGACATGTGTGCAGCTCCTGGATCTAAAACAGCACAGTTGATTGAATTCCTTCATGCTGATGAAGACAAAATGCCTACAG GATTCGTAATGGCAAACGATGTGGACAACAACAGATGCTACATGTTGGTACACCAGGCTAAGAGACTGAACTCTCCCTGCATACTGATCACGAACCACGACTCCGCTGTCATGCCGTCTCTAGTTGTTACTGATGATAAG AATCCTGGTGCAACAAAACCACTGAAGTTCGACCGCATTCTCTGTGATGTGCCGTGTTCAGGAGACGCCACGCTCAGAAAGAACCCCGACATATGGCTCAAATGGTCTACTGGCAATGGGAATAATCTTCATGG CATCCAATACCGAGTTCTCAAACGTGGCTGCGAGCTCCTCGAAGTTGGAGGACGTTTGGTCTACTCCACATGCTCATTCAACCCCGTGGAAAACGAGGCAGTAGTCCACAGAGTACTCCAAGAGACCGCAGGGTCTGTAGCCCTGGTCAATGTCGCTGATATGCTGCCAGGTCTCAAGTTCCACAAGG GCATGACATACTGGCGTCCAGCATCCAAAGACATGGTATTCTACGAGAAGTACGAGGATGTACCTGAGAAGTGGCAGACCGTGGTCAGACCGCAGATGTTCCCGCCCAAACCTGAGGACTTGGACAAATATAATTTGGATAGATG CGTTCGAATCCTCCCCCACCACCAAGACACAGGCGGTTTCTTCGTAGCAGTGTTCGAGAAACTCGCCCCCCTCCCGTGGGAGAAGGACATCACGCCCGCAGAGACTTCAGAAGTTAAAGAAGAGGAGAAGAAGGAACCGCCTAAGAAGAAGAGGAGAATGGGAGGCTATAGAGAAGATCCTTTTGTGTTCTTTTCCG gTGAAAAAGAAGACGTATTCCCCTCAATAAAAGAATTCTACAATCTCAACTCGGACTTCGACGCCACCTGTCTTCTCACGCGATGTTTCGTGGGGAAGAAGAAGAACATATACTTAGTTTCTCCAATAGTGAAGGACGTTGTGGCGAAGAATGAGTCAAGTATCAAGATTATTAATACGGGTGTCAAGACTTTTGTACGATGCGATAATAAGAATATGGTTTGTCCGTTTAG GCTATCGCAAGAAGGTCTACAAAGCATAGCGCAGTTCATAGGCTCAGCTCGTCGCCTGCGCATCACCAGGGAGGATCTGATCCTCGTGCTGCAAAATGACAACCCCAGCAAGCCGCCCGATGTTAAACTGTTCTCCGAGTCCACGCAGGAACTGGTTAAGGGGTTCG CTACAGGCAGCTGCGTATTAGAATACAAAGAAGAAGGCGACTCGTCTCTGCAACTAACGCTAGTAGGTTGGCGCGGCGTCCACTCTCTCCGCGCGTACACCGCGACTGCCGACACCGTGCACTATCTCAGACTGCTCGGCGCTGATTATAGTAGATATG ACATAAACAAGTTCAAGAAAGCCTCCGACGTTCCGGAAGCCGATGGCGACCCTGAAGCCGACTCCGGCGACGTGACCGAAGTCGTTGACGCCGAGTCCACTAGCGCCGCAGCGGCGAGTAGCGACACTAATGGCGAAGATGCACAGACCACTAGCGCCACGGCGGCCAGTAGCGACAACGGCGACGTACAGATGACAGAACAGTCTGCTTCATAG